A stretch of the Mesotoga sp. UBA6090 genome encodes the following:
- a CDS encoding extracellular solute-binding protein translates to IIQEGLTMQPSGQGHHWIREVLVRQLGGTPYSADNRTVLYYQTAPETLKVYTDLITKDKVGYPGFLNDDVTAFRSLKAAMTIDGSFRLGTFRPLDNLNWGVTELPSMNGVKSNFASFWAHAITTNATGDKLDASIKFLKFITSEYAQTLWLEQVGELPANPNVAAAYYDHPEFGPFLKGLEYAHATFFVDESGQRQVLMDAVDKVWILGMDPIKAFEEAAAEDQAIIDEFWSRVE, encoded by the coding sequence ACATAATTCAGGAAGGCCTGACTATGCAGCCATCCGGTCAGGGTCACCACTGGATAAGAGAGGTTCTTGTAAGACAGCTCGGTGGAACACCCTACAGCGCAGACAACAGAACCGTTCTTTACTACCAGACTGCACCAGAGACTCTGAAGGTATATACCGATCTGATCACCAAGGACAAGGTCGGTTATCCCGGCTTCCTGAACGACGACGTTACCGCTTTCAGATCTTTGAAAGCCGCAATGACGATCGATGGCTCTTTCAGGTTAGGAACTTTCAGACCTCTTGACAACCTTAACTGGGGAGTTACGGAACTTCCGTCGATGAACGGCGTGAAGTCAAACTTCGCTTCTTTCTGGGCACACGCAATAACGACAAATGCGACCGGTGATAAGCTTGACGCTTCGATCAAGTTCCTGAAGTTCATAACTTCCGAATATGCTCAAACACTCTGGCTTGAGCAGGTGGGAGAACTCCCCGCCAACCCGAACGTTGCGGCCGCTTATTACGATCATCCTGAATTTGGGCCATTCCTCAAGGGTCTGGAGTACGCTCATGCGACGTTCTTTGTTGACGAGAGTGGCCAGCGACAGGTATTGATGGATGCCGTCGACAAGGTCTGGATACTGGGCATGGATCCTATTAAGGCTTTCGAAGAAGCAGCAGCAGAAGATCAAGCAATAATAGACGAATTCTGGTCAAGAGTAGAGTAA
- a CDS encoding carbohydrate ABC transporter permease: protein MKISQKRIVTAYVFLAIPLVFYIVVRFYPMIYAFWLSFTNWRLISPKKDFVGFDNFVKLFKDKVFITSLWNTIKYVAYGVPLVIVLSLFLAATLNKVRHLQWFYRLLYVMPYITPLVAVSWVWRWIYQRPPAGVLNNILMAFGLDAQPFLSSMNQSLPAIVVTTVWVNLGYCIIIYLAGLQTIPQEYQEAAKIDGATSRQSFFKITLPLLNPITVFLVVTQSITFLRIFTQVYNMTDQGSGGPLNATKPLVLYIYQKAFRSFDMGLASSATVILFILIMGITLIQLLVLNKRVQY from the coding sequence ATGAAAATAAGTCAGAAAAGAATCGTTACTGCGTATGTTTTCCTGGCTATTCCGCTCGTCTTCTATATAGTTGTCCGTTTCTATCCAATGATATATGCCTTCTGGCTGAGTTTCACAAACTGGAGGCTGATTTCGCCAAAAAAGGACTTTGTCGGGTTCGATAATTTCGTCAAGCTTTTCAAAGACAAGGTATTCATTACTTCTCTCTGGAATACTATAAAATACGTGGCCTATGGGGTACCTCTTGTGATAGTCCTATCGCTATTTTTGGCCGCGACGCTGAACAAGGTTAGACATTTGCAATGGTTTTATCGTTTGCTCTACGTTATGCCCTACATCACACCGCTAGTAGCAGTGAGCTGGGTTTGGAGATGGATCTACCAGCGACCGCCCGCGGGAGTGCTCAACAATATCCTTATGGCCTTCGGTCTCGATGCTCAACCCTTTCTGTCCAGCATGAACCAGTCTTTGCCGGCTATAGTTGTGACTACGGTGTGGGTGAACCTGGGATATTGCATTATTATCTATCTTGCCGGTCTGCAGACTATACCCCAAGAATATCAGGAGGCGGCCAAAATAGATGGGGCTACGTCAAGACAATCTTTCTTCAAAATTACCCTGCCGCTCCTTAACCCGATAACAGTATTTCTCGTGGTTACACAGAGCATTACTTTTCTGAGGATTTTCACGCAGGTTTATAACATGACCGATCAGGGATCGGGAGGTCCACTGAATGCGACTAAACCCCTGGTGCTATATATATATCAAAAGGCCTTCAGATCTTTTGATATGGGTCTCGCTTCTAGCGCAACCGTGATACTTTTCATTCTAATAATGGGTATAACGCTGATTCAACTGCTGGTATTGAACA